The genomic interval GACCTCTATCTGTCCATTTTTGATAACAGGCAATCTGTTTATATGTGCTAATAATACCGTTAAATACAGATTCATCATCATCTCCTCCACAAGCCAGAAGCATACTTTCCTTTATATTTAGCTTCTTCTCTCCAATTATAAATGAATAATGTTTGTCTATGACTGCCTTAAGCTGAGTCGAAAATGAAAACCCATAAAGTGGTGTTATAAAAATGATTGCATCTGCCTTTTCTATAAGAGGAGCAATGCTATTAAAATCGTCATCAAATGAAC from Pelosinus sp. IPA-1 carries:
- a CDS encoding flavodoxin family protein → MKKNILVLTGSPRIGGNSDLLADAFIKGANKAGHEVVKCEAGKKKIMGCKACDTCYSKGKPCSFDDDFNSIAPLIEKADAIIFITPLYGFSFSTQLKAVIDKHYSFIIGEKKLNIKESMLLACGGDDDESVFNGIISTYKQIACYQKWTDRGHLIVPGVLNKGDILSTEYLILAEKMGHTI